A stretch of Lysinibacillus agricola DNA encodes these proteins:
- the xylB gene encoding xylulokinase: MERYILAHDLGTSGNKATLFHESGRLIDSYISSYPTHYFNENWVEQNPNDWWDAVCSSTLNILKNSNIDPKQIEVVSFSGQMMGCLVVDKKGEPLRPSIIWADQRSVKQSMELEKTIAQTEFYQIVGHRNTPSYGIQKLMWIRDNESEIYKKTYKTLNAKDYIVFKLTGKFVTDYSDGNSMGCFDLKTFTWSKRIIEASNIEISKLPDLKPSTYQAGVILQDAAKVTGLAEGTKVVIGAGDGVTASIGAGSVREGKTYCSLGTSAWVTTTSKNPIFDPEMRIVTWAHAIPGYYAPNGTMQYAGGSFNWMKETLCQAEIQTAEQTGSSPYDLINKKIEKASPGSQGVLFLPYLLGERAPRWDTVSKGSYLGIKSDTTHEEMLRSVVEGVTYNLGIVFDILKEHIDIEDLIVIGGGAKSKVWCQIIADVFQLPVHIPNYLDEAGSMGAAIIGGVGAGIYDSFDVIENFLHIQGSQQPNPQLVETYQLAKRQFDDFYFAIQKVYEKYKSVY; this comes from the coding sequence GTGGAAAGATATATCTTAGCGCATGATCTTGGTACTTCTGGAAATAAGGCAACGTTATTTCATGAATCAGGAAGATTAATAGATAGTTATATTTCTTCGTATCCCACTCACTATTTTAATGAAAATTGGGTAGAACAAAACCCAAATGATTGGTGGGATGCGGTTTGTTCATCTACTTTGAATATCCTTAAAAACTCAAATATTGACCCAAAACAAATAGAAGTGGTGAGTTTTAGTGGCCAAATGATGGGGTGTTTAGTAGTAGACAAAAAAGGTGAACCATTACGTCCCTCCATAATTTGGGCTGATCAACGTTCAGTTAAGCAATCAATGGAATTAGAGAAAACCATTGCTCAAACAGAGTTTTATCAGATTGTTGGACATCGTAATACACCTTCTTATGGTATACAAAAATTAATGTGGATACGTGATAATGAATCTGAAATTTATAAAAAAACTTATAAGACGCTAAATGCTAAAGATTATATTGTATTTAAATTAACAGGGAAATTTGTCACTGATTACTCAGATGGAAACAGTATGGGTTGCTTCGATTTGAAAACATTTACATGGTCTAAACGCATTATCGAGGCGAGTAACATTGAGATATCGAAATTACCTGACTTAAAACCATCTACTTATCAAGCAGGTGTAATTTTACAAGATGCAGCAAAAGTAACTGGTCTTGCTGAAGGAACAAAAGTTGTCATTGGTGCTGGAGATGGTGTGACAGCGAGTATCGGTGCGGGATCTGTTAGGGAAGGAAAGACGTATTGTTCCCTAGGTACATCTGCATGGGTTACTACGACTTCTAAAAACCCTATTTTTGATCCAGAAATGCGCATTGTAACATGGGCACATGCAATTCCAGGATATTATGCGCCTAACGGTACAATGCAATATGCAGGTGGCTCGTTCAACTGGATGAAAGAAACACTATGTCAGGCTGAAATACAAACTGCTGAGCAAACAGGTAGTTCACCATATGATCTAATAAATAAAAAGATTGAAAAGGCGTCCCCTGGTTCGCAAGGAGTTCTATTTTTACCGTATCTTTTGGGAGAGCGAGCTCCACGCTGGGACACCGTCTCTAAGGGGAGTTATTTAGGCATTAAATCAGATACCACCCATGAAGAGATGCTAAGAAGTGTTGTAGAAGGTGTTACCTATAACTTGGGGATTGTTTTTGACATTTTAAAGGAGCATATCGACATTGAAGACCTAATTGTGATTGGTGGTGGCGCCAAAAGTAAGGTTTGGTGTCAGATTATTGCAGACGTATTTCAGTTACCTGTCCATATCCCTAATTATTTGGATGAAGCTGGATCTATGGGTGCTGCAATTATAGGTGGTGTGGGCGCAGGTATTTATGATAGCTTTGATGTTATTGAAAATTTCTTGCATATTCAAGGTTCTCAACAGCCTAATCCACAGTTGGTCGAAACGTATCAACTTGCTAAAAGACAGTTCGATGACTTTTACTTTGCTATACAAAAGGTATATGAAAAATATAAATCTGTTTATTAG
- a CDS encoding glucose 1-dehydrogenase, which yields MQILTELFSLKGKAVLITGGARGIGKTVAESLAEAGANVVIFDINGEQAEETAKEIAEKTGRRTFSQEVDVTDYQAIQRALERSIYEMGSIELLLNNAGIVIQKPVIESTPEEWNRVIDVNLNGVYYAAQLFGKYLVQNQIKGSIVNTASMSGIIVNYPQLQASYNTSKAGVTHLTKSLAYEWAQYGIRVNCISPGYMFTELTAFVREDWQEQWATWTPMKRLGDPAELVGAVIYLLSDAASFTTGSELVIDGGFTII from the coding sequence GTGCAAATACTGACAGAGCTATTTTCATTAAAAGGAAAGGCCGTTTTAATTACAGGAGGAGCTCGTGGCATTGGCAAGACTGTTGCAGAAAGTTTAGCTGAAGCGGGAGCTAATGTAGTTATTTTTGATATTAATGGTGAACAGGCAGAAGAAACAGCAAAAGAAATTGCAGAGAAAACAGGGAGAAGGACATTTTCTCAGGAAGTAGACGTTACTGATTATCAAGCCATTCAAAGGGCATTAGAACGTTCGATTTATGAAATGGGTAGTATTGAGTTACTTTTGAATAACGCAGGAATTGTTATTCAAAAGCCTGTAATTGAGTCAACACCAGAAGAATGGAACCGCGTTATAGATGTAAATCTAAATGGAGTTTATTATGCTGCTCAATTATTTGGTAAGTATTTAGTACAAAACCAAATCAAAGGTTCTATTGTAAATACAGCATCAATGTCAGGTATTATTGTTAATTATCCACAATTACAGGCATCATACAATACATCGAAGGCGGGTGTTACACATTTAACAAAATCATTAGCCTATGAATGGGCTCAGTACGGCATCCGAGTAAATTGTATTAGTCCAGGATATATGTTTACAGAGCTTACAGCATTTGTTCGAGAGGATTGGCAAGAACAATGGGCTACATGGACACCAATGAAACGTCTAGGTGACCCAGCTGAATTAGTCGGGGCAGTTATTTATTTATTATCAGATGCAGCATCTTTTACTACTGGAAGTGAGCTTGTAATAGATGGAGGATTTACGATTATTTAA
- a CDS encoding substrate-binding domain-containing protein — MKVKKFMLFLALFAVMLITAACSGDSNSTGDGKSDNTFKVGFSIKTQDSPYFVSLVEAVKEYAKAEGWKITILDANGDSTKEAENMETFIAQGMELIFLDATEPDAVVPSINKAAEAGIPVINLDSGVAEEANNVTTVYSDNKQNGRLVGLAYAEKMGDAEIISIILSGAKGNVAGMERRTGLFAGILEGKLGVSEDEAWKLANEMDAQLASSGKASNADAKFSVVGQGWGAWTREAGLTAAEDLITANPNITTVLGENDHMLFGAMTALENANKSNVDIVAAADGAIEAYDLIKEGKYFATGENSPFKVAKLGVEIAKEILVDGKDPKSYEEITLTQPAAVTKDNVDEYYEFGF; from the coding sequence ATGAAAGTAAAAAAGTTTATGTTATTTCTAGCATTATTTGCAGTGATGCTTATCACAGCAGCATGTAGTGGGGATTCAAATTCAACAGGAGATGGAAAAAGCGATAACACATTTAAAGTAGGTTTTTCTATAAAAACGCAGGATTCACCATATTTTGTATCCCTTGTAGAAGCTGTTAAAGAATATGCAAAAGCTGAAGGGTGGAAAATAACTATACTTGATGCGAATGGTGATTCAACAAAAGAAGCTGAAAACATGGAAACATTTATTGCACAAGGTATGGAGTTAATTTTCCTAGATGCAACTGAACCAGATGCAGTAGTACCAAGTATTAATAAAGCAGCTGAAGCTGGTATCCCTGTTATTAACTTAGATAGTGGTGTAGCAGAGGAAGCGAATAATGTAACGACTGTTTACTCTGACAATAAGCAAAATGGTAGGTTAGTAGGTTTAGCATATGCAGAGAAAATGGGGGATGCAGAAATTATCTCAATCATTTTAAGTGGAGCAAAAGGAAATGTAGCAGGTATGGAGCGTAGAACAGGCTTATTTGCTGGTATTTTAGAAGGTAAATTAGGTGTGTCAGAGGACGAGGCTTGGAAATTAGCAAACGAAATGGATGCACAACTTGCTTCAAGTGGCAAAGCTTCAAATGCTGATGCGAAATTTTCTGTAGTTGGTCAAGGATGGGGTGCTTGGACTCGTGAAGCGGGTTTAACTGCTGCGGAGGATCTTATTACAGCAAACCCAAATATTACGACTGTCTTAGGTGAAAATGATCACATGCTATTTGGTGCTATGACAGCCCTTGAAAATGCTAATAAATCAAATGTAGACATTGTAGCGGCAGCAGACGGTGCTATCGAAGCCTACGATTTAATTAAAGAAGGTAAATATTTCGCAACTGGTGAAAACAGTCCATTCAAGGTAGCTAAATTAGGTGTAGAAATTGCTAAAGAAATTTTAGTGGATGGCAAAGATCCAAAAAGCTATGAAGAAATTACGTTGACTCAACCAGCAGCTGTTACAAAAGATAATGTAGATGAATATTACGAGTTTGGTTTCTAA
- a CDS encoding sugar ABC transporter ATP-binding protein: MDSKYIIEMNHISKNFGGIQALNDVQLKVQKGEIHALIGENGAGKSTLMKILAGAYAKDTGTIVIDDQEAKTATPKAMIDMGVSVIYQEFMLAPDLTVAENMYIDNLSNSGIFINWKKMREDAQKELDKIGFGHIDPNTKVGELSVAYQQIIEICKCLAKNSKILVFDEPTAVLTHSETKKLLELIKKLQAQGVTIVYISHRLEELFAISDKITVLKDGRYIDTVETKSITKEQLVTMMVGREIQTLFPERQATIGQEVLRVENLSTEELIHNVSFSIQAGEVVGFSGLVGSGRTETMRVIFGASPKKDGKIIYFGNEINVRSPKQAIKLGIGLLPEDRKKQGLLLKQSIRINTTMVSNQSNGWIAHYKEKQEVATLLARINTKYGSTEDLADSLSGGNQQKIALAKWLAIDTKLIILDEPTRGVDVGAKTEIYRLINDLAEKGVAIIVISSEMPEIIGLCDRAIVMREGQITGSLEKESLTENNLIKLAMGV; encoded by the coding sequence TTGGATTCTAAATACATCATCGAAATGAATCATATATCAAAAAATTTTGGTGGTATTCAAGCACTGAATGATGTGCAATTAAAGGTGCAAAAAGGAGAAATACATGCTCTTATTGGTGAAAATGGAGCAGGAAAATCCACATTGATGAAAATATTGGCTGGTGCTTATGCGAAAGATACAGGCACGATTGTTATTGATGATCAAGAAGCAAAAACAGCAACACCGAAAGCAATGATTGATATGGGAGTTTCGGTTATTTACCAAGAATTTATGCTTGCTCCCGATTTAACAGTTGCTGAGAATATGTATATTGATAACTTAAGCAACAGTGGTATTTTTATAAATTGGAAAAAAATGAGGGAAGATGCACAAAAAGAGTTAGATAAAATTGGGTTTGGTCATATTGATCCGAATACAAAGGTAGGAGAATTAAGTGTAGCCTATCAACAAATTATTGAAATTTGTAAATGTCTTGCGAAAAATTCTAAGATTCTCGTATTTGATGAACCTACAGCAGTACTTACTCATTCTGAAACCAAAAAATTATTGGAATTAATCAAAAAATTGCAGGCACAAGGTGTAACAATTGTATATATTTCACATCGTCTTGAAGAATTATTTGCTATTAGCGATAAAATTACAGTTTTAAAGGATGGAAGATATATTGATACGGTAGAAACGAAATCAATTACAAAAGAGCAACTTGTCACAATGATGGTTGGACGAGAAATTCAAACATTATTCCCTGAAAGACAAGCTACAATCGGTCAAGAAGTTCTAAGAGTTGAAAATCTATCTACAGAAGAACTTATTCATAATGTAAGTTTTTCTATTCAAGCTGGTGAAGTGGTTGGATTTAGCGGTTTAGTTGGCTCAGGTAGGACAGAGACGATGAGAGTTATTTTTGGTGCTTCACCAAAAAAGGATGGGAAAATTATTTATTTTGGAAATGAAATTAATGTAAGGAGTCCTAAACAAGCCATTAAATTAGGAATTGGTCTATTACCTGAAGACCGAAAAAAACAAGGATTGTTGTTAAAACAATCTATTCGTATAAATACAACAATGGTTTCCAATCAATCTAATGGATGGATAGCACACTATAAAGAAAAACAGGAAGTCGCAACACTATTAGCGCGTATTAATACAAAGTATGGTTCAACAGAAGATCTAGCTGATAGTTTGAGTGGTGGTAATCAGCAAAAAATTGCACTTGCTAAATGGTTAGCAATTGATACGAAATTAATCATTTTGGATGAGCCAACACGTGGGGTAGACGTAGGTGCTAAAACGGAAATTTATAGGCTTATCAATGATTTGGCGGAAAAAGGCGTTGCTATTATAGTTATCTCCTCAGAAATGCCTGAAATTATAGGGCTTTGCGATCGCGCAATAGTAATGCGTGAGGGACAAATTACAGGAAGTTTAGAGAAAGAATCTTTAACAGAAAATAATTTAATCAAATTAGCGATGGGGGTTTAA
- a CDS encoding ABC transporter permease: MTSTAKKFNWKGFLINNNTFIILLLLIIISAILSDTFLTTMNIRNILLQQAGPILVAIGLLYVILAGGIDLSVGSIMALGATISALLITDIGLHFSVSIAVAVIVGLLFGIFSGALVAYTGIQGFVATLATMTIARGVAFVITEGRPIKVESGTIDVLTSKDFLYPLIWIAALLVVMFTLIQRYTGFGRKIVAIGSNETAVQLAGVRTKVYVMSTYAISGALAALAGVFIASRTSTGSATIGMGQELDAIAAVVIGGASLMGGKGFVLNTVAGALILGLIGNIMNLMAVPSYPQDIIKGIIIIAAVLLQIMTSKKERTI; encoded by the coding sequence ATGACATCTACAGCTAAAAAATTTAACTGGAAAGGATTCCTAATTAATAATAATACTTTTATTATTTTACTGCTGCTCATTATTATTAGTGCAATACTTTCTGATACATTTTTAACGACAATGAATATTCGAAATATTTTACTGCAGCAAGCAGGCCCCATACTTGTAGCAATCGGTTTGCTTTATGTTATTTTAGCTGGTGGTATTGACTTATCAGTAGGTTCAATTATGGCATTAGGGGCTACTATATCAGCGCTTTTAATTACTGATATAGGCTTACACTTTTCTGTATCCATTGCGGTAGCAGTTATTGTGGGGCTATTATTTGGGATTTTTTCTGGTGCACTTGTAGCTTATACCGGTATTCAAGGTTTTGTAGCTACCTTGGCAACAATGACAATTGCTAGAGGGGTGGCCTTTGTTATAACAGAAGGTAGACCCATAAAGGTTGAATCTGGAACAATTGATGTGCTGACGAGTAAAGATTTTCTGTATCCACTTATTTGGATAGCGGCTTTATTGGTTGTGATGTTTACACTTATACAACGTTATACAGGTTTTGGACGTAAGATTGTAGCAATTGGCAGTAATGAAACAGCTGTTCAGTTAGCGGGTGTCCGTACAAAGGTTTATGTGATGTCAACCTATGCAATTTCTGGTGCACTTGCTGCATTAGCAGGAGTGTTTATAGCTTCGCGTACATCTACTGGTAGTGCCACTATTGGAATGGGACAAGAACTAGATGCCATTGCAGCAGTTGTTATTGGTGGTGCGAGCTTAATGGGTGGGAAAGGCTTTGTACTAAATACAGTAGCAGGCGCTTTAATTCTTGGTCTTATTGGAAACATAATGAATTTAATGGCTGTACCATCTTACCCTCAGGATATTATTAAAGGAATTATTATTATTGCTGCTGTACTTCTTCAAATTATGACTAGTAAAAAGGAAAGAACTATTTAG
- a CDS encoding zinc-dependent alcohol dehydrogenase: MKTLIVNAESELFLKEVPMPTITTKQALVKTLACGICGTDATIIKGGFKGFKASSYPIMLGHEAVGRVEKIGAEVVSYKEGDIVILPFAPTVHLDDGTIVTSGWGAFSEFGVIDDQQAHGDDECSEVAYAQQVLPANLLIEEAPILVTLREVYSTIQYFDIKKGATVLVYGSGPVALAFIKLMQLSGIESIAVVVRNGAKEELMRKFGVATIINTENGTVKEQIQKIYPNGVEYVLDAVGNERILNEGLTLLKDRGELLCYGVPKGNQLYLDYEEAPGNWKINFQQMPYKNEEGACHEKVLQWIDEGRLVLRDFLSDVYSFENIMQALEDYLSGKTERKVVIVYG, encoded by the coding sequence TTGAAAACGCTAATTGTTAATGCCGAAAGTGAGCTGTTTCTTAAAGAGGTGCCAATGCCAACTATTACTACAAAGCAAGCGCTTGTTAAAACATTAGCATGTGGTATTTGTGGTACGGACGCCACAATTATAAAAGGTGGATTCAAAGGCTTTAAGGCATCATCATATCCAATTATGCTTGGGCATGAGGCAGTAGGTCGTGTTGAAAAAATAGGGGCGGAGGTAGTTTCCTACAAAGAAGGAGACATCGTTATATTGCCTTTTGCACCAACAGTTCACCTAGATGATGGAACAATAGTTACTTCAGGTTGGGGTGCTTTTAGTGAATTTGGTGTAATCGATGACCAACAAGCACATGGAGACGATGAGTGCTCAGAGGTTGCTTATGCTCAGCAAGTATTGCCTGCTAATCTTTTAATAGAAGAAGCCCCAATATTAGTAACATTGCGAGAAGTATATAGTACGATTCAATATTTTGACATTAAAAAAGGTGCAACAGTATTAGTTTATGGTAGTGGTCCTGTGGCATTAGCATTCATTAAGTTGATGCAATTAAGTGGTATCGAATCAATTGCAGTAGTTGTTAGAAATGGAGCGAAGGAAGAATTAATGCGTAAGTTTGGTGTAGCAACCATTATTAATACTGAAAACGGAACAGTAAAGGAACAAATCCAAAAAATTTATCCGAACGGCGTTGAATATGTATTAGATGCTGTTGGGAATGAGCGAATTTTGAATGAAGGCCTTACTTTATTAAAAGACCGTGGAGAATTACTTTGCTACGGTGTTCCAAAAGGAAACCAACTGTATTTAGATTATGAAGAAGCCCCTGGCAATTGGAAAATCAACTTCCAACAGATGCCTTATAAAAATGAAGAAGGTGCTTGTCACGAAAAAGTTCTTCAGTGGATTGATGAAGGAAGGCTAGTGTTACGTGATTTTTTATCAGATGTTTATTCCTTTGAAAATATTATGCAAGCGCTTGAAGATTACTTATCTGGCAAAACAGAGCGCAAAGTAGTCATAGTGTACGGATAG
- a CDS encoding zinc-dependent alcohol dehydrogenase → MKMKQAIMTKPATIIFQEVDVPEVGDNQVKLAIKKIGVCGSDIHVYHGQHPYTQFPVVQGHEIAAEVVQVGTNVSSVQIGTKVTVQPQVVCGECFPCENGMYHVCEDLKVMGFQTTGLASEYFVVEADKLTALPDSLSFDEGAMVEPLAVAVHAVGRVRNIGNKNVLVIGGGPIGNLVAQTAKAFGANKVVVSELSEARLEMARKVRLEVIDNKSEDLQEGIIRYFGMQKADVIFECVGSSFTVANSINIARKGSTVVIVGVVSNLTEVNMGFVQDQELQILGTAMYQSQDFDKAVELLTNKDIEVGLLITNHVKFEDYLEAYHIIEENKDKVMKVIIDVD, encoded by the coding sequence ATGAAAATGAAACAAGCCATTATGACAAAGCCTGCCACAATTATATTTCAAGAGGTGGATGTTCCAGAGGTAGGAGACAATCAAGTAAAATTAGCAATCAAAAAAATTGGTGTTTGTGGATCGGACATTCATGTTTATCATGGTCAACATCCTTACACGCAGTTTCCCGTAGTGCAAGGTCATGAAATAGCTGCTGAAGTTGTTCAAGTAGGTACTAATGTATCCTCTGTGCAAATTGGAACGAAAGTGACAGTCCAGCCTCAAGTAGTTTGTGGAGAATGCTTCCCATGTGAAAATGGCATGTACCATGTTTGTGAGGATTTAAAGGTGATGGGCTTCCAAACAACAGGGCTTGCTTCTGAATATTTTGTTGTTGAAGCAGATAAATTAACAGCGCTCCCTGATAGCCTTTCGTTTGATGAAGGAGCTATGGTTGAGCCATTGGCTGTTGCCGTACATGCTGTGGGAAGAGTTCGGAATATTGGAAATAAAAATGTGTTAGTAATCGGTGGAGGACCAATAGGCAATCTTGTTGCGCAAACGGCTAAAGCATTTGGGGCAAATAAGGTCGTTGTGTCAGAGCTAAGTGAAGCAAGACTAGAAATGGCTAGAAAAGTTAGATTAGAGGTTATTGATAATAAAAGTGAAGATTTACAAGAGGGTATTATTAGGTATTTTGGTATGCAAAAGGCAGATGTGATTTTTGAGTGTGTTGGTTCTTCTTTTACTGTAGCAAATTCTATTAATATTGCTAGAAAAGGTAGCACAGTAGTTATCGTAGGTGTTGTTTCAAATCTTACAGAAGTAAATATGGGCTTTGTTCAAGATCAAGAGCTACAAATTTTAGGTACGGCAATGTATCAATCACAAGATTTTGATAAAGCTGTCGAGTTATTAACAAATAAAGACATTGAGGTTGGATTATTAATTACAAATCATGTGAAATTTGAGGATTATTTAGAGGCGTATCATATTATCGAGGAAAACAAAGATAAAGTAATGAAGGTCATTATTGATGTTGATTAA
- a CDS encoding phosphoglycerate dehydrogenase: MPKILITPKSFQKYKEKPIEMLTAMGYEVIENTTGKTLTEEQLLSYINQDIIGIIVGVDPLTEEVLQKFPSLKAISKYGVGMDNIDLQAAAALGIKVGNAKDTNNISVCELALALMFECARKLSSAIKGVKDFGWDRSIGIELTGKHLLIVGGGKIGKEVTKRAKGLAMEVTIYDPYMRDEEFLQAHQIGYATDFAEIIQQVDIVSLHLPATPETKHLMNATVFEKMKPSAMLINTARGELVDEQALLSALVQGQIAIAAQDVYSVEPPEVGDALVQLDNFILTPHIGAYTEEAVERMAIVSTQNILNLLNEQG; encoded by the coding sequence ATGCCGAAAATATTAATTACGCCAAAATCATTTCAAAAATATAAAGAAAAGCCAATAGAAATGCTAACAGCTATGGGCTATGAAGTAATCGAAAATACGACAGGTAAAACATTAACAGAGGAGCAATTATTGAGCTACATAAATCAAGATATTATAGGGATTATTGTTGGTGTAGACCCTTTAACAGAAGAAGTATTACAGAAGTTTCCTAGTTTGAAGGCAATCTCAAAATACGGTGTAGGAATGGATAATATTGATTTACAGGCAGCCGCAGCACTAGGGATTAAGGTAGGAAATGCAAAAGATACAAACAATATTTCGGTATGTGAGTTGGCGCTTGCTTTAATGTTTGAATGTGCAAGAAAGTTGTCTTCCGCAATCAAAGGTGTCAAGGATTTCGGGTGGGATCGTTCTATCGGAATTGAACTAACAGGCAAACATTTATTAATTGTCGGTGGCGGGAAAATAGGAAAAGAAGTTACAAAACGTGCCAAAGGCTTAGCGATGGAGGTTACGATTTATGATCCATATATGCGAGATGAAGAATTCCTTCAAGCGCACCAAATTGGATACGCGACTGATTTTGCAGAAATTATTCAGCAAGTGGATATCGTCTCCTTGCATTTACCCGCGACGCCTGAAACAAAGCACCTTATGAATGCGACAGTTTTTGAAAAAATGAAACCGTCCGCGATGCTCATTAATACAGCACGTGGGGAATTGGTAGATGAACAAGCGCTACTAAGTGCATTGGTTCAAGGACAAATTGCTATTGCTGCTCAAGATGTTTATTCGGTGGAGCCTCCAGAAGTAGGAGATGCTCTTGTTCAACTCGATAATTTTATTTTAACGCCACATATTGGTGCTTATACAGAGGAAGCGGTAGAGCGCATGGCGATTGTTTCAACACAAAATATACTGAACCTGTTGAATGAGCAGGGGTGA
- a CDS encoding phosphotriesterase family protein gives MNSKVQTAITTIIGKKGINELGITHPHEHLFLKKGVPMQVDPSLVIDDYEKTKNEVILAMAHGVQTIVDAQPIGAGRNAALLKKVSEESGLNIIACTGFHKLVFYKSNHWIHSASSEKLTELYVDELTNHLYQDGEDNWPSTIVDGKAGLIKTAADMQGVAGRYFSLFKAAATASKLTNTAIMSHTELGYHALEQISFYEKHDIAPEKLIICHLDRKTENLEYMLHVAESGVYIELDTIGRFRYHSDEDEIIMILRLLDKGHEDRILLSLDTTNKRMRHYDGGNFGLDYLQTTFLPILKKAGVSDSMIRKMTIDNAARALAK, from the coding sequence GTGAATAGTAAAGTGCAAACGGCTATTACAACGATTATTGGTAAAAAGGGAATAAATGAACTTGGTATTACGCATCCACATGAGCATCTTTTTTTAAAAAAGGGCGTCCCGATGCAGGTAGATCCGTCACTTGTTATTGATGACTATGAAAAAACGAAAAATGAAGTGATATTGGCAATGGCGCACGGTGTGCAAACAATTGTAGATGCACAGCCAATCGGTGCAGGAAGAAATGCAGCATTGCTAAAAAAAGTGTCTGAGGAAAGCGGGCTAAATATCATAGCATGTACAGGTTTTCATAAGCTTGTATTTTATAAAAGTAATCATTGGATTCATAGTGCTTCTTCAGAAAAATTGACGGAATTATATGTCGATGAGTTAACGAATCATCTTTACCAGGATGGTGAAGACAACTGGCCGTCTACAATCGTTGATGGTAAAGCAGGACTAATTAAAACCGCAGCAGATATGCAAGGGGTAGCAGGTCGATATTTCTCATTATTTAAGGCGGCAGCTACAGCTTCAAAATTAACAAATACAGCCATCATGTCTCATACAGAACTAGGCTATCATGCTTTAGAGCAGATTTCTTTTTATGAAAAACATGATATAGCACCTGAAAAATTGATTATTTGTCATTTAGATCGAAAGACGGAAAACTTGGAATATATGCTTCACGTAGCTGAGAGTGGCGTTTATATCGAGTTAGATACAATTGGTCGTTTCCGTTATCATTCGGATGAAGATGAGATAATTATGATTTTAAGACTTTTAGACAAGGGCCATGAGGATCGTATTTTACTTAGTCTTGATACAACAAATAAAAGAATGCGTCATTACGATGGAGGTAATTTTGGCTTAGATTATTTACAGACAACTTTTTTACCAATACTAAAAAAAGCAGGTGTTAGTGACAGCATGATCAGAAAAATGACGATAGACAATGCTGCTCGCGCATTAGCGAAGTAA
- a CDS encoding shikimate dehydrogenase family protein, translating into MANIPQVATVPTMYFIGVTTTKSSIMKIFPEWMKVLGFPEAKLIGIDLPIHAAKEEYRAVVEFIKNDPLSLGALVTTHKIDIYVAAKDLFDELDEYAQMFGELSCISKRNDKLVGHAKDPISSGLALQRFIPSGYWQEHNGEVMLLGSGGSAIAISSYLLNKNKGQEIPQRMIITDLDKKRLEEIEHILQDVNHEAKVKYHLVTSHEQTDELLSSLPPNSLVINATGLGKDRKGSPLSDKAEFPRNSFVWELNYRGELDFLRQAEKQKQVKNLHVEDGWIYFIHGWTQVIAEVFDIQLTDKIMEEIELTSDDLK; encoded by the coding sequence ATGGCTAACATACCGCAAGTAGCAACCGTACCAACAATGTATTTTATAGGTGTGACAACAACTAAATCTTCTATTATGAAGATTTTTCCAGAATGGATGAAAGTTTTAGGATTTCCAGAAGCAAAGTTAATTGGCATTGATTTACCTATTCATGCAGCGAAAGAGGAATATAGAGCAGTTGTTGAATTTATAAAAAATGATCCACTATCTTTAGGTGCACTTGTGACAACGCATAAAATTGATATTTATGTCGCAGCTAAAGATTTATTTGATGAACTAGATGAATATGCTCAAATGTTTGGTGAATTGTCATGTATATCTAAACGTAATGACAAACTAGTAGGTCATGCTAAAGACCCGATTTCTAGCGGACTAGCATTACAGCGCTTTATTCCTAGCGGATATTGGCAAGAGCATAATGGAGAGGTCATGCTATTAGGTTCTGGGGGCAGCGCTATAGCTATTTCATCTTATTTATTGAACAAAAATAAAGGGCAAGAGATTCCTCAACGTATGATTATTACCGATTTAGATAAAAAACGTTTGGAAGAAATCGAGCATATTTTGCAAGATGTAAATCATGAAGCAAAAGTCAAATATCATCTAGTTACCTCACATGAACAAACGGATGAATTATTATCTTCATTACCGCCGAATTCATTGGTTATAAATGCAACTGGATTAGGAAAAGACCGAAAAGGCTCACCACTTAGTGATAAAGCTGAATTTCCGCGCAATAGTTTTGTATGGGAATTAAACTATAGAGGAGAATTGGATTTCCTTCGACAAGCAGAGAAGCAAAAACAAGTGAAAAATTTACATGTAGAAGATGGCTGGATTTATTTCATACATGGCTGGACACAAGTAATTGCTGAGGTTTTTGATATCCAGCTGACAGATAAAATAATGGAAGAAATAGAACTTACTTCAGACGATTTAAAATAA